The proteins below are encoded in one region of Pseudomonas ekonensis:
- a CDS encoding alpha/beta hydrolase, with the protein MTEPLILQPEKTADACVIWLHGLGADRYDFLPVAEALQETLLTTRFVLPQAPTRAVTINGGYAMPSWYDIKAMTPARAIDRDQLEASADRVIELIESQKASGIDASRIFLAGFSQGGAVVYHTAFLKWQGPLGGVLALSTYAPTFSDELELSASQQRVPVLALHGQFDNVVQNSMGRTAYEYLKAHGVTVTWQEYPMEHEVLPEEIRDIGTWLGERLR; encoded by the coding sequence ATGACCGAGCCCTTGATTCTTCAGCCCGAAAAGACCGCGGACGCCTGCGTGATCTGGCTGCACGGCCTGGGCGCCGACCGTTACGACTTTCTGCCGGTGGCCGAGGCCCTGCAGGAAACCCTGCTGACCACCCGTTTCGTCCTGCCCCAGGCGCCGACCCGCGCCGTGACGATCAATGGCGGATATGCCATGCCCAGCTGGTACGACATCAAGGCGATGACCCCGGCCCGGGCCATCGACCGCGACCAACTGGAAGCGTCCGCCGACCGTGTCATCGAACTGATCGAATCGCAGAAAGCCTCCGGAATAGACGCTTCGCGGATCTTCCTCGCCGGGTTTTCCCAAGGGGGCGCGGTGGTCTACCACACCGCCTTCCTGAAATGGCAGGGGCCGCTGGGCGGCGTGCTGGCGCTTTCGACGTACGCCCCGACCTTCAGCGACGAACTGGAGCTGTCCGCCAGCCAGCAGCGCGTTCCCGTGCTGGCGCTGCACGGCCAGTTCGACAACGTGGTGCAGAACTCGATGGGACGCACGGCGTACGAGTACCTGAAGGCCCATGGTGTCACCGTGACATGGCAGGAATACCCAATGGAGCACGAAGTGTTACCCGAGGAAATCCGCGACATCGGCACCTGGCTGGGCGAACGCCTGCGCTGA
- the rhlB gene encoding ATP-dependent RNA helicase RhlB, with product MFGKSEAEQLAPAAGAPSPASAPRSDIRPADRPAPAAAAKPEPKPATPAAKAGEPAPSPEPKPARPRREPKPKAPVIPWKLEDFVVEPQEGKTRFHDFRLAPELMHAIQDLGFPYCTPIQAQVLGYTLAGKDAIGRAQTGTGKTAAFLISTITQLLQTPPPKERYMGEPRALIIAPTRELVVQIAKDAQDLTKYTGLNVMSFVGGMDFDKQLKQLEARHCDILVATPGRLLDFNQRGDVHLDMVEVLVLDEADRMLDMGFIPQVRQIIRQTPPKSERQTLLFSATFTDDVMNLAKQWTTDPAIVEIEAENVANANVEQHIYAVASADKYKLLYNLVNDNGWERVMVFANRKDEVRRIEERLVRDGVNAAQLSGDVPQHKRIKTLEGFREGKIRVLVATDVAGRGIHIDGISHVINFTLPEVPDDYVHRIGRTGRAGADGVSISFAGEDDSYQLPSIEALLGRKISCEMPPTHLLRAVERKRPH from the coding sequence ATGTTCGGCAAAAGCGAGGCTGAGCAGCTCGCGCCTGCCGCCGGCGCACCGTCGCCCGCCTCCGCCCCCCGCAGCGACATCCGTCCGGCCGACCGCCCCGCTCCCGCAGCGGCCGCCAAACCCGAACCGAAACCGGCGACCCCGGCAGCCAAGGCCGGCGAACCGGCCCCAAGCCCCGAGCCGAAACCGGCCAGGCCGCGCCGCGAACCCAAGCCCAAGGCACCGGTGATCCCCTGGAAACTCGAGGACTTCGTCGTCGAACCCCAGGAAGGCAAGACCCGCTTCCACGACTTCAGGCTCGCCCCGGAACTGATGCACGCCATCCAGGACCTGGGCTTCCCTTATTGCACGCCGATCCAGGCCCAGGTGCTGGGTTACACCCTCGCCGGCAAGGACGCCATCGGCCGCGCCCAGACCGGCACCGGCAAGACCGCCGCGTTCCTGATCTCGACCATCACCCAGTTGCTGCAGACCCCGCCGCCGAAAGAGCGCTACATGGGCGAGCCCCGGGCGCTGATCATCGCCCCGACCCGCGAGCTGGTGGTGCAGATCGCCAAGGACGCCCAGGACCTGACCAAGTACACCGGCCTGAACGTGATGAGCTTCGTCGGCGGCATGGACTTCGACAAGCAGCTCAAGCAGCTCGAGGCCCGCCACTGCGACATCCTGGTCGCCACGCCGGGCCGCCTGCTGGACTTCAACCAGCGCGGCGACGTGCACCTGGACATGGTCGAGGTGCTGGTGCTGGACGAAGCCGACCGCATGCTCGACATGGGCTTCATCCCGCAGGTGCGCCAGATCATCCGCCAGACCCCGCCCAAGAGCGAGCGCCAGACCCTGCTGTTCTCCGCCACCTTCACCGACGACGTGATGAACCTGGCCAAGCAGTGGACCACCGACCCGGCCATCGTCGAGATCGAAGCCGAGAACGTGGCCAACGCCAACGTCGAACAGCACATCTATGCGGTCGCCAGCGCCGACAAGTACAAGCTGCTGTACAACCTGGTCAACGACAACGGCTGGGAACGGGTGATGGTGTTCGCCAACCGCAAGGACGAAGTGCGGCGCATCGAGGAACGCCTGGTGCGTGACGGCGTCAACGCCGCGCAGCTGTCCGGCGACGTGCCGCAGCACAAGCGCATCAAGACCCTGGAAGGCTTTCGCGAAGGCAAGATCCGCGTGCTGGTGGCCACCGACGTGGCCGGCCGCGGCATCCACATCGACGGCATCAGCCACGTGATCAACTTCACCCTGCCGGAAGTGCCGGACGACTACGTGCACCGCATCGGCCGCACCGGCCGGGCCGGCGCCGACGGCGTGTCGATCAGCTTCGCCGGCGAGGACGACTCCTACCAGCTGCCGTCCATCGAGGCGCTGCTGGGCCGCAAGATCAGCTGCGAAATGCCGCCGACCCACTTGCTGCGGGCGGTCGAGCGCAAGCGGCCGCACTGA
- a CDS encoding ornithine cyclodeaminase family protein, whose translation MTCTPQVIDQTQARALLARLDVPQIMRKLFRDLAAGQAVQPAQQLVEFPQGAGDFINYLGVLAEDGVYGVKTSPYIVREQGPLVTAWTLLMSMQTGQPLLLCDAGELTTARTAATTAVAVDALAPADARRLAIIGSGKVAQAHLQYVQALRDWQHVSLYAPSLAGEPDTVARFKALAPRLTVADSREAAVAGADVILLCTSSAGPVIDPASLNKPALITSISTNAPRAHEVPPHSLNDMQVFCDYRQTTPGSAGEMLIAAERHGWDRTQIVGDLADLLSGKVQRPGYGRHVFFRSIGLGLEDIAVANALHRLQP comes from the coding sequence ATGACCTGCACGCCCCAAGTGATCGACCAAACCCAGGCCCGCGCGCTGCTGGCCCGGCTCGACGTGCCGCAGATCATGCGCAAGCTGTTCCGCGACCTCGCCGCCGGGCAGGCGGTGCAACCGGCCCAGCAACTGGTGGAGTTTCCCCAGGGCGCCGGGGATTTCATCAACTACCTGGGCGTACTGGCCGAGGACGGCGTGTACGGGGTCAAGACCTCGCCGTACATCGTCCGCGAACAAGGCCCGCTGGTGACCGCCTGGACGCTGCTGATGTCGATGCAGACCGGCCAGCCGCTGCTGCTGTGCGATGCCGGTGAGCTGACCACCGCCCGCACCGCCGCCACCACCGCCGTGGCGGTCGACGCCCTGGCCCCGGCGGACGCCCGGCGCCTGGCGATCATCGGCAGCGGCAAGGTGGCCCAGGCCCACCTGCAATACGTCCAGGCGCTGCGCGATTGGCAGCACGTCAGCCTGTACGCGCCCAGCCTCGCCGGGGAACCGGACACCGTCGCCCGCTTCAAGGCCCTCGCCCCGCGCCTGACCGTGGCCGACAGCCGCGAAGCCGCGGTCGCCGGGGCGGACGTGATCCTGCTCTGCACCTCGTCGGCGGGACCTGTGATCGACCCGGCCAGCCTGAACAAGCCGGCGCTGATCACCTCGATCAGCACCAACGCGCCCCGCGCCCACGAGGTGCCGCCGCACAGCCTCAACGATATGCAGGTGTTCTGCGACTATCGCCAGACCACACCGGGCTCGGCGGGCGAAATGCTGATCGCCGCCGAACGGCACGGTTGGGATCGCACCCAGATCGTCGGCGACCTGGCCGACCTGCTCAGCGGCAAGGTGCAGCGTCCCGGCTACGGGCGCCACGTGTTCTTCCGCTCCATCGGCCTGGGGCTGGAGGACATCGCCGTGGCCAATGCGCTCCACCGCCTGCAACCCTGA
- a CDS encoding NAD(P)/FAD-dependent oxidoreductase, with product MSQADFIIIGGGIAGASTGFWLSPHAKVVVLERESHPAYHSTGRSAALFTAAYGTPQVRALTLASRDFFDTPPGGFCEHPLLTPRGEMTVDFTGDPAELNNQYLSAKATVPQMQLLSADEACTRLPILRREKVHGALYDPTASDIDTDALHQGYLRGIRRNNGQVHTDCEVLGLTRGADGLWQVQTNGQTFSAPVVINAAGAWADKIGALAGAAPLGLQPKRRAAFIFAGPEGVDIHHWPMLVSLDESFYMKPDAGMFLGSPANADPVEPHDVQPEELDIAMGIYQIEEATTLTIRRPTRTWAGLRSFVADGDLLAGFDPQVPGLFWVAAQGGYGIQTSPAMGQASAALVRGLPLPEQLGRFGLTAAMLSPARLA from the coding sequence ATGAGCCAGGCAGACTTCATCATCATCGGCGGCGGCATCGCCGGCGCGTCCACCGGTTTCTGGCTGTCGCCCCACGCCAAGGTGGTCGTGCTGGAGCGTGAGTCGCACCCGGCCTATCACTCCACCGGCCGTTCCGCCGCCCTGTTCACCGCCGCCTACGGCACCCCGCAGGTACGGGCGCTGACCCTGGCCAGCCGCGACTTCTTCGACACGCCGCCGGGCGGCTTCTGCGAGCATCCGCTGCTGACCCCGCGCGGCGAAATGACCGTGGACTTCACCGGCGACCCCGCCGAACTGAACAACCAATACCTCAGCGCCAAGGCCACGGTGCCGCAGATGCAACTGCTCAGCGCCGACGAGGCCTGCACGCGGCTGCCGATCCTGCGCCGGGAGAAAGTCCACGGCGCGCTCTACGACCCCACCGCCAGCGACATCGACACCGACGCCCTGCACCAGGGCTACCTGCGCGGCATCCGCCGCAACAACGGCCAGGTGCACACCGACTGCGAAGTGCTGGGCCTGACCCGCGGCGCCGACGGCCTGTGGCAGGTGCAGACCAACGGCCAGACCTTCAGCGCCCCCGTGGTGATCAACGCCGCCGGGGCCTGGGCCGACAAGATCGGCGCGCTGGCCGGCGCCGCGCCGCTGGGCCTGCAGCCCAAACGCCGGGCCGCGTTCATCTTCGCCGGCCCCGAAGGCGTGGACATCCATCACTGGCCGATGCTGGTCAGCCTCGACGAATCGTTCTACATGAAGCCCGACGCCGGCATGTTCCTCGGCTCGCCGGCCAACGCCGACCCCGTCGAACCCCACGACGTGCAGCCCGAAGAGCTGGACATCGCCATGGGCATCTACCAGATCGAGGAAGCCACCACCCTGACCATCCGCCGCCCGACCCGCACCTGGGCCGGCCTGCGCAGCTTCGTGGCCGACGGCGACCTGCTGGCCGGTTTCGACCCGCAGGTACCGGGGCTGTTCTGGGTCGCGGCCCAGGGCGGCTACGGCATCCAGACCTCGCCGGCCATGGGCCAGGCCAGCGCCGCGCTGGTGCGCGGCCTGCCGCTGCCTGAACAACTGGGCCGGTTCGGCCTGACCGCCGCCATGCTGTCCCCCGCCCGCCTCGCCTGA
- a CDS encoding helix-turn-helix transcriptional regulator yields MTAPEPSLAPNDAAMDNYRAIADAIATLFFPHAEVVLHDLRTQKVDYIANNLSKRDIGDDSALEDMLGDDTGERNIGPYEKLNWDGQKIRSLSTVLRDGQGQPLAVLCINLNISLFENAKAALDLFLSPSKLIPQPDSLFRDDWQERINTFLHSWLRERQLSLNVLTRDHKRELVLALHAEGAFKGKSASNYVANVLNMGRATVYKHLKELKG; encoded by the coding sequence ATGACCGCCCCTGAACCCTCACTTGCACCGAACGACGCCGCGATGGACAACTACCGCGCCATCGCCGACGCCATCGCCACGCTGTTTTTCCCCCACGCCGAAGTGGTGCTGCACGACCTGCGCACGCAGAAGGTCGACTACATCGCCAACAACCTGTCGAAACGGGACATCGGCGACGACTCGGCGCTGGAGGACATGCTCGGCGACGACACCGGCGAGCGGAACATCGGCCCGTACGAGAAGCTCAACTGGGACGGCCAGAAGATCCGCAGCCTGAGCACGGTGCTGCGGGACGGCCAGGGGCAGCCGCTGGCGGTGCTGTGCATCAACCTGAACATTTCCCTGTTCGAGAACGCCAAGGCGGCGCTGGACCTGTTCCTGTCGCCGAGCAAGCTGATCCCGCAGCCGGACTCGCTGTTCCGCGACGACTGGCAGGAGCGGATCAACACCTTCCTGCACAGCTGGCTGCGCGAACGGCAACTGAGCCTGAACGTGCTGACCCGCGACCACAAGCGCGAGCTGGTGCTGGCCCTGCACGCCGAGGGCGCGTTCAAAGGCAAGAGCGCCTCGAACTACGTGGCCAATGTGCTGAACATGGGGCGGGCGACGGTGTACAAGCACCTGAAGGAACTGAAGGGCTGA
- a CDS encoding ABC transporter substrate-binding protein, with product MKKLPLITGLALSLLACSSAFAAEKTLRIGIEAAYPPFASKTDKGEIVGFDYDIGNALCAQMQVKCVWVEGEFDGLIPSLKVKKIDMALSSMTINEDRKKSVDFTHKYYFTSSRLVMKEGAVVDDQYASLKGKTVGVQRATTTDRYATEVFEPKGITVKRYGNNEEIYMDLAAGRLDAIFADTIPLTDFLSMPRGKGYAFVGPELKDPKYVGEGAGIAVRKGNAELVSQLNSAIDGIRASGEYQKISEKYFKSDIYGD from the coding sequence ATGAAGAAACTCCCCCTCATCACCGGTCTGGCGCTGAGCCTGTTGGCGTGCAGCAGCGCGTTCGCCGCCGAGAAGACCTTGCGCATCGGCATCGAGGCGGCCTACCCGCCGTTCGCCTCCAAGACCGACAAGGGCGAGATCGTCGGTTTCGACTACGACATCGGCAATGCCCTGTGCGCGCAGATGCAGGTCAAGTGCGTGTGGGTCGAGGGCGAATTCGACGGCCTGATCCCTTCGCTGAAAGTGAAGAAGATCGACATGGCGCTGTCGTCCATGACCATCAACGAAGACCGTAAGAAGTCGGTGGACTTCACCCACAAGTACTACTTCACCTCCTCGCGGTTGGTGATGAAGGAAGGCGCGGTCGTCGATGACCAGTACGCCAGCCTCAAGGGCAAGACCGTCGGCGTGCAGCGCGCGACCACCACCGACCGCTACGCCACCGAGGTGTTCGAGCCCAAGGGCATCACCGTCAAGCGCTACGGCAACAACGAAGAGATCTACATGGACCTGGCGGCCGGGCGCCTCGACGCGATCTTCGCCGACACCATCCCGCTGACCGACTTCCTGTCGATGCCGCGCGGCAAGGGCTATGCGTTCGTCGGGCCGGAGCTCAAGGATCCGAAATACGTGGGCGAGGGCGCGGGGATCGCGGTGCGCAAGGGCAACGCCGAGCTGGTCAGCCAGCTGAACAGCGCCATCGACGGCATCCGCGCCAGCGGCGAGTACCAGAAGATTTCCGAGAAGTACTTCAAGTCCGACATCTACGGCGACTGA
- the moaE gene encoding molybdopterin synthase catalytic subunit MoaE — protein sequence MGIRVQPEPFEPGAEVNAMHAANVGVGAVVSFVGYVRDFNDGLDVAGMFLEHYPGMTEKALAKIADEAAQRWPLLKLEVLHRIGALEPGEPIVFVGAASAHRQAAFDACAFVMDYLKTRAPFWKKENTAEGPRWVEGRASDHAAAERWKK from the coding sequence ATGGGCATCCGTGTGCAGCCCGAACCGTTCGAGCCGGGCGCCGAAGTCAATGCGATGCACGCGGCCAACGTCGGTGTCGGCGCGGTGGTGAGCTTCGTCGGCTATGTGCGTGACTTCAACGACGGGCTCGACGTGGCCGGGATGTTCCTGGAGCACTATCCGGGCATGACCGAAAAGGCCCTGGCCAAGATCGCCGACGAGGCCGCGCAGCGCTGGCCGCTGCTGAAGCTGGAGGTGCTGCACCGCATCGGCGCGTTGGAGCCGGGCGAGCCGATCGTGTTCGTCGGCGCCGCCAGCGCCCATCGCCAGGCGGCGTTCGACGCCTGCGCCTTCGTCATGGACTACCTCAAGACCCGCGCCCCGTTCTGGAAGAAGGAAAACACCGCCGAAGGCCCGCGCTGGGTCGAAGGTCGCGCCAGCGACCATGCGGCGGCCGAGCGCTGGAAAAAGTAG
- a CDS encoding MoaD/ThiS family protein produces the protein MNLTVKFFARYREAVGEDSIRVEGNFGTVDDVRALLAQRDGFEVLGEQNLMCARNEDLCQLDEPVAEGDEVAFFPTVTGG, from the coding sequence ATGAACCTGACCGTAAAGTTTTTTGCCCGCTACCGCGAAGCGGTCGGCGAGGACTCGATCAGGGTCGAGGGCAACTTCGGCACCGTCGATGACGTGCGCGCACTGCTGGCCCAGCGCGACGGCTTCGAGGTGCTGGGCGAACAGAACCTGATGTGCGCACGCAACGAAGACCTCTGCCAGCTCGACGAGCCGGTGGCCGAGGGCGATGAAGTGGCGTTCTTCCCCACCGTGACCGGAGGCTGA
- the moaC gene encoding cyclic pyranopterin monophosphate synthase MoaC, which translates to MLTHLDSQGRANMVDVTDKAVTFREATAQALVRMLPDTLRMIVSGGHPKGDVFAVARIAGIQAAKKTSDLIPLCHPLMLTGVKVELSAEGDDTVRIEARCKLSGQTGVEMEALTAASVAALTIYDMCKAVDRGMTIESVRLLEKLGGKSGHYQAEQP; encoded by the coding sequence GTGCTGACCCATCTCGATTCCCAAGGCCGCGCCAACATGGTCGACGTCACCGACAAGGCCGTGACGTTCCGCGAGGCGACGGCCCAAGCGCTGGTGCGCATGCTGCCCGACACGCTGCGGATGATCGTCAGCGGCGGCCATCCCAAGGGCGACGTGTTCGCCGTGGCGCGCATCGCCGGCATTCAGGCGGCGAAGAAGACCAGCGATCTGATCCCGCTGTGCCACCCGCTGATGCTGACCGGCGTGAAGGTCGAGCTCAGTGCCGAAGGTGACGACACCGTGCGCATCGAAGCCCGCTGCAAGCTGTCGGGCCAGACCGGCGTCGAGATGGAGGCGCTGACCGCCGCCAGCGTCGCTGCCCTGACCATCTATGACATGTGCAAGGCCGTGGACCGCGGCATGACCATCGAAAGCGTGCGCCTGCTGGAAAAGCTCGGCGGCAAGAGCGGGCACTACCAGGCGGAGCAGCCATGA
- a CDS encoding PhoH family protein — translation MDDHGRSPSSNQPILYVLDTNVLIHDPNALLNFEEHHVAIPMTVLEELDKLKSGHHSVAAECRQAIRLIDKTLGDASPEDVEQGVPIQRGKSGPKGLLSILMSKHAEPNLILPEHLNDNKIINQLIDLHTRDPKKPVVLVTKDINMRLKARACGIAAEDYSTDQLVDDVSLLPNGYHNMTGSFWDRVSKVETRQDHGRTWHQVQLIDNLPAVHVNEFIIDEQGFVGWIKEIDEDRLLILDLHQEPLLHQEAWGLKPRDIYQSLALYALLDPDIHLVNLSGAAGSGKTILALAAAIEQTMVSKRYRRIIATRSVQGLDQEIGFLPGTEAEKMEPWLGAITDNLEALHMDDESTHGSVDYILSKVPLQFKSLNYIRGRSFQQSLILIDECQNLTPHQMKTIITRAGAGSKVVCLGNLAQIDTPYLSATSSGLTYLTERFKDFPNGVHITLQGVPRSILAEYAESHL, via the coding sequence ATGGATGATCACGGACGTAGCCCTTCTTCCAACCAGCCAATCCTTTATGTACTCGATACCAACGTATTGATTCACGATCCAAACGCCCTCCTGAATTTCGAAGAACACCACGTCGCGATCCCGATGACCGTGCTTGAAGAGCTGGACAAGCTCAAGAGCGGGCATCACAGCGTGGCCGCCGAATGCCGTCAGGCCATCCGGCTGATCGACAAGACCCTGGGGGACGCTTCACCGGAGGACGTTGAACAGGGAGTGCCGATCCAGCGCGGCAAGAGCGGACCCAAGGGCTTGCTGTCGATTCTGATGAGCAAACATGCCGAGCCGAACCTGATTCTGCCGGAGCACCTGAACGACAACAAAATCATCAACCAGTTGATCGACCTGCACACCCGCGACCCGAAGAAACCGGTCGTGCTGGTCACCAAGGACATCAACATGCGCCTCAAGGCGCGGGCCTGCGGGATCGCGGCCGAAGACTACAGCACCGACCAGCTGGTCGACGACGTGTCGCTGCTGCCCAACGGCTACCACAACATGACCGGCTCCTTCTGGGACCGCGTGAGCAAGGTCGAGACCCGCCAGGACCACGGCCGCACCTGGCATCAGGTGCAACTGATCGACAACCTGCCGGCGGTGCACGTCAACGAGTTCATCATCGACGAGCAGGGGTTCGTCGGCTGGATCAAGGAGATCGACGAGGACCGGCTGCTGATCCTCGACCTGCACCAGGAACCGCTGCTGCACCAGGAAGCCTGGGGCCTCAAGCCACGGGACATCTACCAGAGCCTGGCGCTGTACGCCTTGCTCGACCCGGACATCCACCTGGTCAACCTGTCCGGCGCCGCCGGTTCCGGCAAGACCATCCTGGCGCTGGCGGCCGCCATCGAGCAGACCATGGTCAGCAAGCGCTACCGGCGCATCATCGCCACCCGCAGCGTGCAGGGGCTGGACCAGGAGATCGGCTTCCTGCCGGGCACCGAAGCGGAAAAGATGGAGCCTTGGCTCGGCGCCATCACCGACAACCTCGAAGCCTTGCACATGGATGACGAAAGCACCCACGGCAGCGTCGACTACATCCTCAGCAAGGTGCCGCTGCAGTTCAAGTCGCTCAACTACATCCGCGGGCGCAGCTTCCAGCAGAGCCTGATCCTGATCGACGAATGCCAGAACCTCACGCCGCACCAGATGAAGACCATCATCACCCGGGCCGGCGCCGGTTCCAAAGTGGTGTGCCTGGGCAACCTGGCGCAGATCGACACCCCTTACCTGTCCGCGACCAGCTCCGGGCTGACCTACCTGACCGAACGCTTCAAGGACTTCCCCAACGGCGTGCACATCACCCTGCAAGGGGTGCCTCGCTCGATTCTGGCCGAATACGCCGAATCGCATCTCTAA
- a CDS encoding polysaccharide deacetylase family protein, translating into MRIVLFLWAWLLSVGALAAPGDPATLDRGTWPEQLKNPTLFDVASRAEILTFARGLLASEALDEAALAQRLGLRTVNMDAVNRLRGRLWQRLFNGYDHAQQSCDQDASFCFLVEDVPTLREQAGKFQLGEESYYIKWAEPSRTFHAQYLDELLRKAALFPQTGSEIDRFGDYERNGDEMNDRLFLLSFDSAANLQPDNTDWLAEYLRKSNLSGTFFVLGKDVQARLAEHSVASLQATFSQQCVGVQGWEFRSHSHWQDWQDSVRRSADLVKGKLPENYVPLFRPPDGQRRSDAQAFFNAQGLQVALWDIDAQDGAGKLKGSQSAQRVLTLMLLWRHGVINFNMKQDAVKTALPWLITQTAQSGIGWEDCQDAFR; encoded by the coding sequence TTGCGTATCGTTCTATTCCTTTGGGCGTGGTTGTTGAGTGTCGGGGCCCTGGCGGCGCCCGGCGATCCGGCGACGCTGGACCGCGGCACCTGGCCGGAGCAACTGAAGAATCCGACCCTCTTCGACGTGGCCTCGCGGGCGGAGATCCTCACCTTCGCCCGGGGGCTGCTGGCCAGCGAAGCGCTGGACGAGGCCGCGCTGGCCCAGCGCCTGGGGCTGCGCACGGTCAACATGGACGCCGTCAACCGCCTGCGCGGGCGGCTCTGGCAACGGTTGTTCAACGGCTACGACCACGCCCAGCAGAGCTGCGACCAGGACGCTTCGTTCTGCTTCCTGGTCGAAGACGTGCCGACCCTGCGCGAGCAGGCCGGCAAGTTCCAGCTCGGCGAGGAGAGCTACTACATCAAGTGGGCCGAACCGAGCCGCACCTTCCATGCCCAGTACCTGGACGAGCTGCTGCGCAAGGCCGCGCTGTTTCCGCAGACCGGCAGCGAGATCGACCGTTTCGGCGACTACGAACGCAACGGCGACGAGATGAACGACCGCTTGTTCCTGCTGAGCTTCGACAGCGCCGCCAACCTGCAGCCGGACAACACCGACTGGCTGGCCGAGTACCTGCGCAAGTCGAACCTGAGCGGCACGTTCTTCGTGCTGGGCAAGGATGTCCAGGCGCGGCTGGCGGAGCATTCGGTCGCCAGCCTGCAAGCGACGTTCTCGCAGCAGTGCGTGGGCGTGCAGGGCTGGGAGTTCCGCTCCCACAGCCATTGGCAGGACTGGCAGGACTCGGTGCGCCGCAGCGCCGACCTGGTCAAAGGCAAGCTGCCGGAAAACTACGTGCCGCTGTTCCGCCCGCCGGACGGTCAGCGGCGCAGCGACGCGCAGGCGTTCTTCAACGCCCAGGGCCTGCAAGTGGCGCTGTGGGACATCGACGCCCAGGACGGCGCCGGCAAGCTCAAGGGCAGCCAGAGCGCGCAGCGGGTGCTGACCCTGATGCTGCTGTGGCGGCACGGGGTGATCAATTTCAACATGAAGCAGGATGCGGTGAAGACCGCGTTGCCGTGGCTCATCACCCAGACCGCGCAAAGCGGCATCGGCTGGGAAGACTGTCAGGACGCGTTTCGCTGA